Proteins co-encoded in one Sulfuricystis thermophila genomic window:
- a CDS encoding NADP-dependent malic enzyme: MDEALRRAALDYHRFPRPGKIAVTPTKALTNQSDLSLAYSPGVAAACEEIEQDPATAALYTSRQNLVAVISNGTAVLGLGDIGPLAGKPVMEGKGVLFKKFAGIDVFDIEVAEKDPDKLVDIIAALEPTFGGINLEDIKAPECFVVERKLRERMRIPVFHDDQHGTAIISSAAILNGLKLVGKDIDAVKIVCSGAGAAAIACLDLIVSLGARRENIFVCDSKGVIHTGRENLDESKRRYAQATEARTLADAMPGADIFLGLSAGGVLKPEMVATMAKDPIILAMANPDPEILPEEAQRVRPDAIIGTGRSDYPNQVNNVLCFPYMFRGALDVGATTINEAMKIAAVKAIAELAHAEQSDVVAAAYGDVPLTFGREYLIPKPFDPRLILKVAPAVAQAAMESGVATRPIEDMAAYRQRLSEFVYHSGMVMKPVFTAARQAPARIVFCEGEDERMLRAVATLREEGWARPIVIGRPEVVNMRISRAGLRLVAGRDFELVNPDSDPRYKELWQDYYNLTCRKGVGVEYAKREMRRRTTLIGAMLVRHGYADAMLCGTFGTHALHLRYIAEVIGRRPGIENFYAINMLMLPNRTVFIGDTYVNYDPTAEQLAEMTLLAAEEVRRFGMTPKVALLSHSSFGTHDTPTARKMRAALELLHVKAPELEVEGEMHGDAALDPEIRRQVFPNARLTGPANLLIMPTLDAANIAFNLLKTASGDGITIGPLLLGAARPVHILTPTASVRRIVNMAALLSVEVAHAQGRAAG; encoded by the coding sequence ATGGATGAAGCTCTGCGCCGCGCCGCGCTCGACTACCACCGCTTTCCCCGTCCCGGCAAGATCGCCGTCACCCCGACCAAGGCGCTCACCAACCAGTCCGATCTGTCGCTGGCCTATTCGCCTGGGGTGGCTGCCGCCTGCGAGGAGATCGAGCAGGATCCGGCGACGGCGGCGCTCTATACCTCGCGCCAGAACCTCGTCGCGGTGATCTCGAACGGCACGGCGGTGCTGGGCTTGGGCGACATCGGTCCGCTCGCCGGCAAGCCGGTGATGGAAGGCAAGGGGGTACTGTTCAAGAAGTTCGCCGGCATCGACGTCTTCGACATCGAGGTCGCCGAGAAGGATCCAGACAAGCTGGTCGACATCATCGCCGCGCTGGAGCCGACCTTCGGCGGCATCAATCTCGAAGACATCAAGGCGCCCGAGTGCTTTGTGGTCGAACGCAAACTGCGCGAGCGCATGCGCATCCCGGTTTTCCATGACGATCAGCACGGCACGGCGATCATCTCCTCGGCGGCGATCCTCAATGGCTTGAAGCTGGTCGGCAAGGACATCGATGCGGTCAAGATCGTCTGCTCCGGTGCCGGCGCGGCGGCGATCGCTTGTCTCGATCTCATCGTCAGCCTCGGCGCGCGGCGCGAAAACATCTTCGTCTGTGACAGCAAAGGCGTGATCCACACCGGGCGCGAGAATCTCGACGAATCGAAACGGCGCTACGCGCAGGCAACGGAAGCGCGTACGCTGGCCGATGCGATGCCCGGCGCAGACATTTTCCTCGGGCTCTCCGCCGGCGGGGTGCTGAAGCCCGAGATGGTGGCGACGATGGCGAAGGATCCGATCATCCTGGCGATGGCCAATCCCGACCCGGAGATCCTGCCCGAGGAGGCCCAGCGCGTGCGGCCCGACGCCATCATCGGCACGGGTCGCTCGGACTATCCGAACCAGGTCAACAACGTGCTGTGCTTCCCCTACATGTTCCGCGGCGCGCTCGACGTCGGTGCGACGACGATCAACGAAGCGATGAAGATCGCGGCGGTGAAAGCCATCGCCGAACTTGCCCACGCCGAACAGTCGGATGTCGTGGCGGCGGCCTACGGCGATGTGCCGCTCACCTTCGGCCGCGAGTATTTGATTCCCAAGCCCTTCGATCCGCGCCTGATCCTCAAGGTGGCACCCGCCGTCGCCCAGGCGGCGATGGAGTCGGGCGTGGCCACCCGGCCGATCGAAGACATGGCAGCCTATCGCCAGCGGCTTTCCGAGTTCGTCTATCACTCCGGCATGGTGATGAAGCCGGTGTTTACCGCCGCGCGGCAGGCGCCTGCGCGCATCGTCTTCTGCGAAGGCGAGGACGAGCGCATGCTGCGCGCGGTGGCTACGCTGCGCGAGGAAGGGTGGGCGCGACCGATCGTGATCGGTCGTCCCGAGGTGGTGAATATGCGCATTTCCCGCGCCGGCCTGCGCCTCGTCGCGGGCCGCGACTTCGAACTCGTCAATCCGGATTCCGATCCGCGCTACAAAGAGCTCTGGCAGGACTATTACAACCTGACCTGCCGCAAGGGCGTCGGCGTCGAGTATGCGAAGCGGGAGATGCGCCGGCGCACCACCCTGATCGGTGCGATGTTGGTGCGCCACGGCTATGCCGATGCAATGCTGTGCGGCACCTTCGGCACCCATGCGCTGCATCTGCGCTACATCGCCGAAGTGATCGGCCGGCGGCCAGGCATCGAAAATTTCTACGCGATCAACATGCTGATGCTGCCGAACCGCACCGTGTTCATCGGCGATACCTATGTCAATTACGACCCGACGGCCGAGCAGCTGGCCGAGATGACCCTCCTGGCTGCCGAAGAGGTGCGCCGTTTCGGCATGACGCCGAAGGTCGCGCTGCTCTCGCATTCGAGCTTTGGCACCCACGATACCCCAACGGCACGCAAGATGCGCGCCGCCCTCGAACTGCTGCACGTCAAGGCGCCCGAGCTCGAGGTCGAAGGCGAGATGCATGGCGACGCCGCCCTCGATCCGGAGATCCGCCGCCAGGTGTTCCCGAATGCGCGACTCACCGGTCCGGCGAACCTCTTGATCATGCCGACGCTCGATGCCGCGAACATCGCCTTCAACCTGCTCAAGACTGCCTCGGGGGACGGCATCACCATCGGCCCGCTGCTCCTCGGCGCGGCGCGTCCGGTGCACATCCTGACGCCGACGGCGAGTGTGCGCCGCATCGTCAACATGGCGGCGCTGCTGTCGGTCGAGGTCGCCCACGCGCAGGGGCGCGCCGCAGGTTGA
- the pbpG gene encoding D-alanyl-D-alanine endopeptidase — protein sequence MKATFRTLLACFIALGVTASASGPATAAVSKKKPVVAKKTSSKAPAKNIRKAAAKPKVHPTALRIDDDGAGTIEQVRSASVAVIDQSTGDVLYEKNADAVVPIASITKLMTAMVALDVQPDLNETLTITEADVDTIKGTHSRLAVGTQLTREEMLRLALMSSENRAAAALSRHYPGGRAAFVAAMNAKAKMLGLTDTRFADPTGLTPENVSSARDLVKLVNAAHQYPLIREFTTTDEYQVVIRGRAQTFRNTNALVRKDDWNIGLSKTGFISEAGKCLVMQAWLANKPMIIVLLDSWGKLTRIADAQRIKRWVETTLASKNGTVRG from the coding sequence ATGAAAGCGACTTTCAGAACCCTGCTGGCCTGTTTCATCGCCTTGGGCGTCACAGCCAGCGCCAGTGGCCCGGCCACCGCGGCGGTCAGCAAAAAGAAACCCGTGGTGGCGAAGAAGACCTCTTCCAAGGCGCCGGCAAAGAATATCCGCAAGGCGGCTGCCAAACCTAAAGTGCACCCTACGGCGCTGCGTATCGATGACGACGGTGCGGGCACCATCGAACAAGTCAGGTCTGCGTCGGTGGCGGTGATCGACCAGAGCACCGGCGACGTCCTCTATGAGAAGAACGCCGACGCGGTGGTGCCGATCGCCTCGATCACCAAGCTGATGACGGCGATGGTCGCACTCGACGTGCAGCCTGATCTCAACGAGACGTTGACCATCACCGAGGCCGATGTAGACACGATCAAGGGCACGCACTCCAGGCTCGCCGTCGGCACGCAACTGACACGCGAGGAAATGCTGCGACTGGCGCTGATGTCTTCGGAGAACCGGGCCGCGGCAGCGCTGTCGCGCCATTATCCGGGTGGCCGGGCTGCCTTCGTCGCCGCGATGAACGCGAAGGCGAAGATGCTCGGCCTCACCGATACCCGGTTTGCCGATCCGACCGGGCTGACGCCTGAAAACGTCTCTTCGGCGCGCGACCTCGTCAAGCTCGTCAATGCCGCGCACCAGTATCCGCTGATCCGCGAATTCACCACCACCGACGAATACCAGGTGGTGATCCGCGGACGAGCACAGACCTTCCGCAACACCAATGCGCTGGTCAGGAAAGACGACTGGAACATCGGGCTTTCCAAGACCGGTTTCATCAGCGAAGCGGGCAAATGCCTGGTGATGCAGGCATGGCTTGCCAACAAGCCGATGATCATCGTGCTGCTCGATTCCTGGGGCAAGCTCACCCGCATCGCCGATGCGCAGCGCATCAAGCGCTGGGTCGAAACCACCCTCGCCAGCAAGAATGGCACGGTGCGGGGTTGA
- a CDS encoding (Fe-S)-binding protein: protein MKVALFVTCLVDLMRPRIGFAAIELLEAAGCEVVVPPSQTCCGQPAWNSGDRAAAAKLAKKVIAEFEAYEAIVAPSGSCADHIRSEYPVILADEPEWQARAVALGSRVYELTDFLVNVAKLENVPGSFTGRITYHDSCTGLRSLGIKAQPRALLAKLPGVELQEMNGAEECCGFGGTFSVKFGEISAAIAERKCANACATGAAAIVGGDLGCLLNIEGKLRRMGDESTQVLHIAEVLTAK, encoded by the coding sequence GTGAAAGTTGCCCTGTTCGTCACCTGTCTGGTCGATCTGATGCGGCCAAGGATCGGCTTCGCCGCCATCGAGCTGCTCGAGGCCGCCGGCTGCGAGGTCGTCGTGCCGCCGTCGCAGACCTGCTGCGGCCAGCCGGCCTGGAACAGCGGTGACCGTGCGGCGGCAGCGAAACTCGCGAAAAAAGTCATTGCCGAATTCGAAGCTTACGAAGCCATCGTCGCGCCTTCCGGTTCCTGCGCCGATCACATCCGCAGCGAATACCCGGTCATCCTCGCCGATGAGCCGGAATGGCAGGCGCGCGCCGTCGCGCTGGGCAGCCGCGTCTATGAGCTGACCGATTTCCTCGTCAATGTCGCGAAACTCGAAAACGTGCCGGGCAGCTTCACCGGCCGTATCACCTACCACGATTCCTGTACCGGCCTGAGGAGCCTCGGCATCAAGGCCCAGCCGCGCGCGCTGCTGGCGAAACTGCCGGGCGTTGAATTGCAGGAGATGAACGGCGCCGAGGAATGCTGCGGTTTCGGCGGCACCTTCTCGGTCAAATTCGGGGAAATCTCGGCGGCGATCGCCGAGCGCAAATGTGCCAATGCCTGCGCGACCGGCGCTGCTGCCATCGTCGGCGGCGATCTCGGCTGTCTGCTCAACATCGAAGGCAAGCTCAGACGCATGGGAGATGAATCGACCCAGGTGCTGCACATCGCCGAAGTGCTGACGGCGAAATGA
- a CDS encoding LutB/LldF family L-lactate oxidation iron-sulfur protein, which yields MESRAHRFKQNAVDSLANPVLQASMKKAKGKFVDKRAIAIKEIDDFEATREAAKRIRNQVIENLDLWLEKFEQTATARGAKVLWAKDGAEICRLVVEIGKQHGVKKAVKSKSMLSEEAGLNLALAAAGIQPVETDLGEYILQINDNEPPSHIIAPVVHKSLDEVADLFHKTHHTPRKTDIPQLTREAREVLREHFLTAEMGISGGNFLIAETGSVALVTNEGNGRMVTTLPRVHVVVTGIEKVIPTLEDLATLMRLLPRSATGQSISNYVSVLTGTKAEGESDGPEHLYFILVDNGRAEVVGSEFQDMLRCIRCGACMNHCPVYQTIGGQAYGWVYPGPMGSVLTPLYTGLENALDLPHAATLCNQCGVVCPVKIPLPELLRKLREKQVERHLRPWFERLAFRLWAWVASRPALYGLGTRFAVRYLEWLADGKGSISRLGLAPEWTQGRNFPAPEGKTFRELYAQRGRNG from the coding sequence ATGGAATCGCGCGCGCACCGCTTCAAGCAAAACGCCGTCGACTCGCTGGCCAATCCCGTGTTGCAGGCCAGCATGAAGAAGGCCAAGGGCAAGTTCGTCGACAAGCGCGCGATCGCGATCAAGGAAATCGACGACTTCGAGGCCACGCGTGAGGCGGCCAAACGCATCCGCAATCAGGTCATCGAGAATCTCGACCTGTGGCTGGAAAAGTTCGAGCAAACCGCCACCGCGCGCGGCGCGAAGGTCTTGTGGGCGAAAGATGGCGCCGAAATCTGCCGGCTCGTCGTCGAGATCGGCAAGCAGCATGGCGTCAAGAAGGCCGTCAAGTCGAAGTCGATGCTCTCCGAGGAAGCGGGCCTCAATCTGGCGCTGGCCGCCGCCGGCATCCAGCCGGTGGAGACCGATCTCGGCGAATACATCCTGCAGATCAACGACAACGAGCCGCCTTCCCACATCATCGCGCCGGTCGTGCACAAGAGCCTCGACGAAGTCGCCGATCTCTTCCATAAGACCCATCACACGCCGCGCAAGACCGACATCCCTCAGCTCACCCGCGAAGCACGCGAGGTGCTGCGTGAACACTTCCTGACCGCCGAGATGGGCATCTCCGGCGGCAATTTCCTGATCGCCGAGACCGGCTCGGTGGCGCTGGTCACCAACGAGGGCAATGGCCGCATGGTGACCACCCTGCCGCGCGTCCATGTCGTCGTCACCGGCATCGAGAAGGTGATCCCGACGCTGGAAGACCTGGCCACCTTGATGCGCCTGTTGCCGCGCTCGGCGACCGGCCAGTCGATCTCGAACTATGTCTCGGTGCTCACCGGCACGAAGGCGGAAGGCGAGAGCGACGGCCCGGAGCATCTCTATTTCATCCTCGTCGACAATGGCCGCGCCGAGGTCGTCGGCTCGGAATTCCAGGACATGCTGCGCTGCATCCGCTGTGGCGCCTGCATGAACCACTGCCCGGTCTATCAGACCATCGGCGGACAGGCTTACGGCTGGGTCTATCCCGGGCCGATGGGCTCGGTGCTGACACCGCTATACACCGGCCTGGAAAACGCGCTCGATCTGCCCCACGCGGCCACCCTGTGCAACCAATGCGGCGTCGTCTGCCCGGTCAAGATTCCGCTGCCGGAGCTGTTGCGCAAATTGCGCGAAAAGCAGGTCGAGCGCCATCTGCGGCCGTGGTTCGAGCGCCTCGCCTTCCGGCTCTGGGCCTGGGTGGCGAGCCGCCCGGCGCTGTATGGTCTCGGCACCCGGTTCGCGGTGCGCTATCTCGAGTGGCTCGCCGACGGCAAAGGCAGCATATCCAGGCTCGGCCTGGCGCCCGAATGGACGCAGGGGCGCAACTTCCCCGCGCCGGAAGGCAAAACCTTCCGTGAGCTGTATGCCCAACGGGGGCGCAACGGATGA
- a CDS encoding LutC/YkgG family protein — MSSRDDILGRVRARLNRTPENAAAGRASLEATLAERAQGPRPALPTQKSALTERLVEKSLGYSSSVDRIGSYAEAPAAVARYLAGLNLPPRAVVWPQLAHLDWAGAGLAVEARGARDRDLVGITGCFCAIAETGTLMLCGGPESPASVSLLPETHIALVPASRIVAGMEEAFALARAELGALPRAVNFISGPSRTGDIEQTIVLGAHGPYRVHLILIGDK; from the coding sequence ATGAGCAGTCGCGACGACATCCTCGGCCGCGTGCGTGCGCGTTTGAACCGCACCCCGGAAAACGCGGCGGCCGGCCGTGCCTCGCTCGAAGCCACGCTGGCCGAGAGAGCGCAGGGGCCGCGGCCCGCGCTGCCGACACAAAAATCGGCGCTGACAGAACGGCTCGTCGAGAAATCGCTGGGGTATTCGAGTAGCGTCGATCGCATCGGCAGCTACGCCGAGGCGCCCGCCGCCGTCGCCCGCTATCTCGCGGGGCTGAACCTGCCGCCGCGGGCCGTGGTCTGGCCGCAGCTCGCTCATCTCGACTGGGCGGGCGCAGGGCTCGCGGTCGAAGCACGCGGCGCACGAGATCGAGATCTCGTCGGCATCACCGGCTGCTTCTGCGCGATTGCCGAAACAGGAACCTTGATGCTCTGCGGCGGGCCGGAATCTCCGGCTTCCGTGAGCCTGCTGCCGGAAACCCATATCGCGCTGGTGCCGGCCTCCCGCATCGTCGCCGGCATGGAGGAAGCCTTCGCGCTCGCCCGCGCCGAGTTGGGCGCCTTGCCGCGCGCGGTCAATTTCATCTCCGGCCCCTCGCGCACCGGCGACATCGAACAGACCATCGTGCTCGGCGCCCACGGCCCCTACCGGGTGCATCTGATCCTCATCGGCGACAAATAA